One window of the Salvia miltiorrhiza cultivar Shanhuang (shh) chromosome 6, IMPLAD_Smil_shh, whole genome shotgun sequence genome contains the following:
- the LOC130989753 gene encoding agamous-like MADS-box protein MADS2 isoform X1, which yields MGRGRVELKRIENKINRQVTFAKRRNGLLKKAYELSVLCDAEVALIIFSNRGKLYEFCSTSNMLKTLERYQKCSYGSLEVNHPGKDIEQSSYREYLKLKAKYESLQRYQRQLLGDDLGPLNINDLEHIEHQLETSLKHIRSTRTQVMLDQLSDLQSKEKLMLDANKALERKFMNVDDDQLEEIYAANQLQQSWVGGGGEHSNTYAHHHAQSQGFFQPLDCNSTLQIGYSDPVSSSQMTAATEVQNVNGMVPGWML from the exons ATGGGTAGGGGGAGAGTGGAGCTGAAGAGGATAGAGAACAAGATAAATAGACAGGTTACATTTGCAAAGAGGAGAAATGGTCTGCTCAAGAAAGCTTATGAGCTCTCTGTTCTCTGCGATGCTGAGGTTGCTCTCATCATCTTCTCCAACCGCGGCAAGCTCTATGAATTCTGCAGCACCTCCAA CATGCTCAAGACACTTGAAAGGTACCAAAAATGCAGTTATGGTTCGTTAGAAGTCAACCACCCTGGCAAGGACATCGAG CAAAGCAGCTATAGGGAGTATCTAAAACTAAAAGCCAAATATGAGTCCCTACAACGATATCAAAG GCAACTTCTTGGTGATGATCTTGGGCCTCTGAACATCAATGATCTCGAGCACATTGAACATCAATTGGAGACATCATTGAAGCACATTAGATCTACAAGA ACACAGGTTATGCTTGATCAGCTTTCTGATCTTCAATCAAag GAGAAGTTGATGCTTGACGCTAACAAGGCTTTGGAGAGAAAG TTTATGAATGTTGATGATGATCAGTTGGAAGAGATATATGCTGCAAATCAGCTTCAGCAATCGTGGGTAGGAGGAGGTGGGGAACACAGTAACACCTATGCTCATCACCATGCTCAATCACAGGGCTTCTTTCAGCCTCTTGATTGCAACTCTACTCTCCAAATTgg GTATAGTGACCCAGTGAGTTCAAGCCAGATGACAGCAGCAACAGAGGTTCAAAATGTCAATGGAATGGTCCCTGGCTGGATGCTCTGA
- the LOC130989753 gene encoding agamous-like MADS-box protein MADS2 isoform X2, translating to MGRGRVELKRIENKINRQVTFAKRRNGLLKKAYELSVLCDAEVALIIFSNRGKLYEFCSTSNMLKTLERYQKCSYGSLEVNHPGKDIEQSSYREYLKLKAKYESLQRYQRQLLGDDLGPLNINDLEHIEHQLETSLKHIRSTRTQVMLDQLSDLQSKEKLMLDANKALERKLEEIYAANQLQQSWVGGGGEHSNTYAHHHAQSQGFFQPLDCNSTLQIGYSDPVSSSQMTAATEVQNVNGMVPGWML from the exons ATGGGTAGGGGGAGAGTGGAGCTGAAGAGGATAGAGAACAAGATAAATAGACAGGTTACATTTGCAAAGAGGAGAAATGGTCTGCTCAAGAAAGCTTATGAGCTCTCTGTTCTCTGCGATGCTGAGGTTGCTCTCATCATCTTCTCCAACCGCGGCAAGCTCTATGAATTCTGCAGCACCTCCAA CATGCTCAAGACACTTGAAAGGTACCAAAAATGCAGTTATGGTTCGTTAGAAGTCAACCACCCTGGCAAGGACATCGAG CAAAGCAGCTATAGGGAGTATCTAAAACTAAAAGCCAAATATGAGTCCCTACAACGATATCAAAG GCAACTTCTTGGTGATGATCTTGGGCCTCTGAACATCAATGATCTCGAGCACATTGAACATCAATTGGAGACATCATTGAAGCACATTAGATCTACAAGA ACACAGGTTATGCTTGATCAGCTTTCTGATCTTCAATCAAag GAGAAGTTGATGCTTGACGCTAACAAGGCTTTGGAGAGAAAG TTGGAAGAGATATATGCTGCAAATCAGCTTCAGCAATCGTGGGTAGGAGGAGGTGGGGAACACAGTAACACCTATGCTCATCACCATGCTCAATCACAGGGCTTCTTTCAGCCTCTTGATTGCAACTCTACTCTCCAAATTgg GTATAGTGACCCAGTGAGTTCAAGCCAGATGACAGCAGCAACAGAGGTTCAAAATGTCAATGGAATGGTCCCTGGCTGGATGCTCTGA